The Euwallacea similis isolate ESF13 chromosome 18, ESF131.1, whole genome shotgun sequence genome contains a region encoding:
- the LOC136414795 gene encoding LOW QUALITY PROTEIN: uncharacterized protein (The sequence of the model RefSeq protein was modified relative to this genomic sequence to represent the inferred CDS: substituted 1 base at 1 genomic stop codon), protein MPSNVILKIMITTEIVICLYILNSSVGVFINAFFAYKLFKSKLPRNPLLVAMVISDLSVCAISCPVKTYRSLYKPELPAVVVVLDFFESLPVSCATLFMMFVAVDRYCVVKKFIPNRRVTRVKILPYIVGLIYITSTLMVLVETISXHRKYSWLSLAVVVKVIITHAIPILAVLLSNLFLYSNLTAVSLTARARHGELPLPMPILQRKKPQGSKSHVIIVTGMSKQDDVDVPENVSVVERPVPSSLRHRKRLGYFMLLMALSFCLLWGPFTTCQLLNALMEDGISHQIVVLTQSLGLLHSGLSPFLSIASLDKDWSKGLWASLRKLDMLKQERHVSPSSTNEDALGPFHPRLVRPINKANYNRRSSSVQIY, encoded by the exons ATGCCGTCaaacgtaattttaaaaattatgattacAACAGAAATTGTCATATGCTTATACATCCTAAATTCAAGCGTTGGAGTTTTTATTAATGCCTTTTTTGCCTACAAATTGTTCAAGAGTAAGCTGCCAAGGAACCCTTTGCTGGTTGCGATGGTAATTTCGGATCTTTCTGTGTGTGCCATCAGCTGTCCAGTGAAAACTTACAGGTCTCTTTATAAGCCTGAGTTGCCAGCTGTGGTCGTTGTTTTGGACTTTTTTGAG agtCTGCCTGTCTCGTGCGCGACTCTATTCATGATGTTTGTCGCCGTGGACCGGTACTGTGTAGTGAAGAAGTTTATACCCAACAGAAGAGTAACGAGAGTGAAGATTTTACCTTATATAGTGGGGCTTATATACATAACATCTACGTTAATGGTTCTTGTGGAGACTATTTCTTGACACAGAAAGTACTCTTGGCTGTCCTTAGCTGTTGTAGTCAAAGTCATCATCACCCATGCCATTCCTATTCTAGCC GTACTGTTGagcaatttatttctttattcaaaTCTGACAGCAGTGTCTCTAACAGCAAGGGCCCGACACGGTGAACTACCTCTTCCAATGCCAATATTACAAAGAAAGAAACCGCAGGGCTCTAAGTCTCACGTCATCATAGTCACCGGAATGTCAAAG CAGGACGATGTGGACGTCCCAGAGAACGTATCTGTAGTAGAAAGGCCAGTACCAAGCAGTCTGAGACATCGAAAAAGGCTTGGGTACTTCATGTTGTTAATGGCCCTCAGCTTTTGCTTACTCTGGGGACCATTTACCACCTGTCAACTACTAAATGCGTTAATGGAGGACGGAATCAGTCATCAAATCGTAGTGCTAACGCAGTCCTTAGGACTGTTGCATTCTGGTTTGAGCCCCTTTTTGTCAATTGCCAGTTTGGATAAGGACTGGAGTAAAG GATTGTGGGCCTCACTCAGAAAACTGGATATGTTGAAGCAAGAGCGTCACGTTTCGCCTTCGTCAACGAACGAAGATGCATTAGGGCCGTTCCATCCGAGGCTCGTCAGACCTATCAATAAGGCAAATTATAACCGTCGCTCTTCGTCTGTTCAAATATACTAA